From one Lycium barbarum isolate Lr01 chromosome 6, ASM1917538v2, whole genome shotgun sequence genomic stretch:
- the LOC132643761 gene encoding LOW QUALITY PROTEIN: probable amidase At4g34880 (The sequence of the model RefSeq protein was modified relative to this genomic sequence to represent the inferred CDS: substituted 1 base at 1 genomic stop codon) → MCILAILFISLCIILSNFGVNTEAKTFSFKETTIDDIHIAFKQNRLTSRQLVEFYLSEIXRANPILKGIIEVNPDALFLADKADKEQKEKTRKSVSLSRLHGIPILVKDNIATKDKLNTTAGSLALVGSIVPQDAGVVKKLRKAGAIILGKATMTEWAAFRSWNLPSGWNGRLGQALDPYVASADPSGSSTGSAASVAANMAAIALGTETAGSILSPSSANSVVGIKPTVGLTSRAGVIPISHKQDTVGCPICRTVADAVEVLVAIVGFDQDDLPATKKASTYIPHGGYRQFLKADGLQNKRLGISKHLFGSKDIKVYQHHFNTLRQKGAVLVDNLEVSNVDLVEDAISVAQDIALLAEFKMDLNAYLKKLVHTRVRSLADVIAFNKISASEKVKEYGQDLMLEAEQTNGIGKLEREALRNMTKACKYGFEKMMKDNKLDALMSPGADIASLIVIGGYPGINVPAGYDKSRVPLGISFEGLMGSEPTLIEIAYGFEQATRIRKPPPSHPGVHTEAKTFSFKETTIDDIHIAFKQDRLTSRQLVEFYLSEIQRAYPILKAIIEATWCPSSCQGDKDNIATKDKLNTTAGSLALVGSIVPQDAGVIKKLRKAGAIILGKATMIEWAAFRSDKLPNGWNGRLGQALNPYVASADPSGSSTGSATSVAANMAAIALGTETTVSILSVSVETIKIQ, encoded by the exons atgtgtattCTTGCCATTCTCTTCATTTCTCTGTGCATCATATTGTCTAACTTCGGTGTCAATACTGAGGCAAAAACATTCTcattcaaagaaacaactattGATGATATTCATATAGCTTTCAAGCAAAACAGACTGACTTCTAGACAACTTGTTGAGTTCTATCTAAGTGAAATTTAGAGAGCTAATCCAATTCTAAAAGGAATCATAGAAGTGAATCCAGATGCACTCTTTCTTGCAGATAAAGCTGATAAAGAACAAAAAGAGAAAACGCGCAAATCAGTATCTCTTTCCAGGCTACATGGTATCCCAATTCTTGTCAAGGACAACATTGCAACAAAAGATAAGCTTAACACAACAGCAGGATCATTAGCACTTGTTGGATCCATTGTGCCACAAGATGCTGGTGTGGTCAAGAAGTTGAGGAAAGCTGGTGCTATTATACTTGGCAAGGCAACTATGACTGAATGGGCTGCTTTCAGATCTTGGAACTTGCCTAGTGGTTGGAATGGTAGACTTGGCCAAGCTCTG GATCCTTATGTAGCAAGTGCTGATCCATCAGGATCAAGCACTGGTTCTGCAGCATCAGTAGCAGCAAACATGGCAGCAATAGCACTAGGGACAGAAACAGCAGGCTCCATTCTATCTCCATCTAGTGCTAATTCAGTTGTTGGAATCAAACCAACTGTTGGCCTCACAAGCAGGGCAGGTGTTATCCCAATATCACATAAGCAAGACACTGTCGGGTGC CCAATCTGCAGGACAGTAGCTGATGCTGTCGAGGTTCTTGTTGCCATCGTTGGCTTCGATCAAGATGACTTGCCAGCAACTAAAAAGGCTTCTACTTACATTCCACATGGCGGGTACAGGCAATTTCTTAAGGCTGATGGGCTCCAAAACAAAAGACTGGGAATTTCAAAGCACCTTTTTGGTTCCAAAGATATCAAAGTTTACCAACACCATTTTAACACCTTAAG GCAAAAAGGAGCAGTGTTAGTTGACAACCTGGAAGTATCTAATGTCGACTTGGTCGAAGATGCTATTTCTGTTGCTCAAGACATAGCACTTCTTGCTGAATTCAAGATGGACCTAAATGCATATCTGAAAAAGTTAGTCCACACTCGAGTCCGATCATTGGCTGATGTTATAGCCTTCAACAAGATTTCAGCTTCG GAAAAAGTCAAAGAATATGGTCAAGACTTAATGTTGGAAGCTGAGCAGACGAATGGAATTGGGAAACTGGAAAGGGAGGCACTGAGGAACATGACAAAAGCATGCAAATACGGGTTCGAGAAGATGATGAAAGATAATAAGTTAGACGCATTGATGTCACCTGGTGCGGACATTGCTAGTCTTATTGTGATCGGAGGTTATCCAGGGATCAATGTACCCGCTGGTTACGATAAAAGTAGAGTTCCGCTCGGGATTTCCTTCGAAGGACTAATGGGTTCTGAGCCAACACTCATTGAGATTGCATATGGCTTTGAACAAGCAACTCGTATCAGGAAGCCCCCTCCTTCACATCCTGG TGTCCATACTGAGGCAAAAACATTCTcattcaaagaaacaactattGATGATATTCATATAGCTTTCAAGCAAGACAGACTGACCTCAAGACAACTTGTTGAGTTCTATCTAAGTGAAATCCAGAGAGCTTATCCAATTCTGAAAGCAATCATAGAA GCTACATGGTGTCCCAGTTCTTGTCAAGGAGACAAGGACAACATTGCAACAAAGGATAAGCTTAACACAACGGCAGGATCATTAGCTCTTGTTGGATCCATTGTGCCACAAGATGCTGGTGTGATCAAGAAGTTGAGAAAAGCTGGTGCCATCATACTTGGCAAGGCAACTATGATTGAGTGGGCTGCTTTCAGGTCTGATAAGTTGCCTAATGGTTGGAATGGAAGACTAGGCCAAGCTCTG